From the genome of Pseudophryne corroboree isolate aPseCor3 chromosome 9, aPseCor3.hap2, whole genome shotgun sequence:
CTGGCACTAGCTAGTGCGCCcactgtgtaagggccactactctggcataatgtgtgtaaggggaactattgtgaagcataatgttaataagggtctctagtgtgtggtgtattgtgactaaAGGACACAACTATgtattgtaatgtgagtaaagggCGCTACAGACTGGTCGACCCGCCgccaatacggcagacgggcgacctggaggtgggtgggggagaggtgacgggtggagtgaattttcttcactccccccgtcacccggctctataGCAGTGCATGAAAATATAGACgagcgtccatattggcctgcatgcacaagcgacagagcactaacgatgaacgagcgcggggccgcacatcgttcattgttggtgcctccacactgaaaaataTGAGTGGTATTTCGTTAATTAATGaactagatcgttcatatctttcactggtatcgaccagtgtgtagggcccttaaggggcaattctactgtctggcataatttgaattggttgtgCTCTTGTGGGGCCATGCCCTTTTCACAcaagaccacaccccatttttaacACGTGCCTTTCCTTTTTCAAATATGACAGGGGGGCAGTCATCTACTGTGCCAGGTGCACTCCAACCTTtacataattttattttgtttctgaaGATAAAAAGCTTTTTAAAGTGTTAACAGAAGCGGTCTTAagatgggaggcatttgatataaatagcacggcgagcgcagtgagcctgcaagggactcttttgtgctcaccctgttgccaggatcctggcgccggtatccaGAGTGTTCGCTTACCGTAGTAGACCCTTTAAGATATTTATCTAGTCTTTAAAAAGGCATAGGTAAATGAATGCATATTTCGATACATATACTAAAGATAGGTTATGTGCACATCTCTTGTGCAATTATAACAAAATTGTGTCTATTACAAAACTTTTTTTTGGAATATGTGACAAAGGAAATAACTGCTGGTTAATGTGGGCATTCACCGGTACAAGTGATCATTATCTGAAACTTGAACCTGACACATACCATCTGTAAATTATGCCGATTTTTGGCCATATATGCCTTATATTCAAGATTCGGAAACACTAGTACAAGAATAAGCCCTTACTGCTCGTGTCCAAGTACCCTTTTTAACACCGTAATTGCCTCTCCAGATGTAAATgtcaaaatgttacaaatgtgaatattgttttatgAGCAAGTTCTGTGCAAAATCGCACAAGAGATGTTTATGCAAATGTACAGAGTCTGAGTCATTCACTCAAGGGTGTTATGAAACAGACAAGTGTTTATTAAAGCTGATAGGTAGATAATGATATGATACATTTTCAAAAAGTGAAtgactactttaaaaaaaaaaatgtgagggTTTCGGCCTGTGAAACACATTCACAAATTCTTCAAGATCTCACAACAgtatttattaatgtttttttttttttttaaggttcatTGTTTCTAGAGAACAGATACAATATTTGTGGGAACTAGGCTTTTCGTGGATTCGAATAGCAACTTGCTTAAACATCAGTGTTTCAACTTTGTACAGAAGACGACAAGAACTAAACTTGCCTACATCTTCTGACAACAGATTCAGTGATATATGTGATGATGAACTTGATCAGCATATCTTGAGTTTTCTAAATTCCACACCAAATGCTGGAGAAAGTTATATTCAAGGTAGTCTCAGAAGCCGAGCACTGAGAGTACAGAGGTGGAAAATTAGAAGGAGGCTGCAACTTCTGGATCCTGTTGGCCGAGCTGTTCGTAAAAGACGGGCTATTCAGCGTAGAGTTTATAGTGTACCAGGTCCAAATCATTTGTGGTAAGAACATGTTGTTGCAATCGCGCTCCCAGGGCTCGATCCTTCCCGTCAGGATCACAGAATATTATACCCGCTAGGGACACCAACACCTAAATCCTGAACAGGATCAGgacaccagcgccggaatcccgtcaggatCCAAATCTCTGGATGCCAGAGGAGGTGAGTATGTAGCCGAGGGTAAGGGGGAGTGTTTAGGCACTTactgggggaggttagtgttaggttgcGGGTTGaggtggtaagggttaggcactaaggggtagggttaggtttaggctgtgtggaggtaaggttaggaactagggggtgaggttagggttagtctgtgggagaggagtgttaggctgcggaaggtgggaggttagggttaggaattaagggaggagggttaggtttaagctgctggggtttagggtaaggcactatgggggaggatagtgttaggctgcaggaggtataGGGGGGTAGCATACTTGCTGAGCccgtcgggatgccagtgtcaggaTATTTACTGCCGGCATCCTGATGGCCAGGATATTGTATATAATCCATTGTAATCAGCTGTGTGCACTTTCATTTAGGCTTAATAATCCAATAAACCagaacctatttttttttttatcattttatttttttggtCTACTGTACACAATGTAATGGTGTGAATAGTAATTCTACTACTAGTATTATTTTATTGATATAAAAAGGGATTACTAaactaaaaatatattatatatcccACCCATGTAATGTAAACTTTTCTTTTGTACTCGACAAATAAAGCATTAGTTGGTTTGTATATTAACTGTAGTCTGTCAGGGTTTGCTATTGATAATAACTTCAGATGGTAGAAAAAAAAACCTCTCCAAATCTGGTATAGTTGACACATTGTACCTCATTCAGATGTGATTGCTGTTTCTATCCTTTAGCTTTTTCCAAtatatgcatatacaggttgagtatcccttatccaaaatgcttgggaccagaggtattttggatattggatttttccgtatgttggaataattgcataccataatgagatatcatggtgatgggacctaaatctaagcacagaatgcatttatgttacatatacaccttatacacacagcctgaaggtcatttttgccaatattttttataactttgtgcattaaacaaagtgtgtctacatacacacaattcacatatgtttcatatacaccttgtatacacagcctgaaggtcatttaatacaatattattaataactttgtgtattaaagtttgtgtacattgagtcatcaaaaaacaaagatttcactatctcactctcactcaaaaaaagtccgtatttcggaatattccgtatttcggaatatatggatatgggatactcaacctgtacttgcaaaTGTGAACAGCAATCTGAGCATAGATCTGCCCACTGCTGCCTCCTAGCTGGCATACAAATACTGATAAATCAGTACCATAGTTTCATATGGGTGCGTCACAAAGATATAGTGCCTCTGTAGACATGCAGGCTATGCTTCTCTCCCCGAATGCAGCGATCTCTCCAGTAGCAAGGTAATTAATAGCTGATCATTTATGCATGACCAGAAAATGCATTCTGAACATCCATGACTCATGTGTTCACCCAATCACTCCAATTTACCACCACGAACACTGTCTAAATGGTGTTTGCGACTGTTATCATAATTCATGCACTGTGCATGCGCATTGCAGGTCTGAGGTATGCACATTTTGAAAAAAGAGACTGATGTGCCTGCTGCAGCTGTTTTGCAACTAGATAAGAATGAGAGCATTGTTCTTAACGGTATATACTTAAGGATGTATCCTTTGGTTAATTGTTCCACAATATTTAACCTAGTTACAGTATCACCTTTGTGTTAGTAGGTGCTCACAATTATTAAAAGCCCCTCATTTCTTAAGAAACGCATAAACTTAAATTAGACAGTTGTATAATTTTGAGTAGCAATATGTGATTTTGTTGAAAACAAGGTCATCATAATAAccattattttttttcctttctttcagGCATATTGACAGTAACCACAAGCTAATCTCTTGGAGATTTGTGTTCCATGGTTGCATAGATGGGTTCAGCAGAAATATAATTTATCTTAAAACTGCTACAAACAATAATGCATCAACAACACTGCAATTATTTCAAAAAGGTGTATCAAGGTTTGGATTACCATTACGAGTAAGAGGAGACATGGGTGTTGAAAATATTAACATAGCACGTTACATGATTAACTCAAGAGGACCTAATAGGGGTAGCTTCATAACTGGCCAGAGTGTTCACAATCAACGGATAGAACGCTTATGGGCAGAATTAAACAGAGTTGTCATCTACTActttaaagatttatttttatGGATGGAGCATAGAGGAATACTAAATACTAACAATGAGTGCCATCTCTTTGCTTTGCATTATGTATATCTGAGAAGAATTAATCATGCAGTAACAGAATTTGTTGCACAATGGAATAATCACCTTATGAGCACTGAAAGATACCATTCCCCAATGCAGTTATGGACAGCTGGAATGCTTCATAATCCAATGTTTGACACAGAAGTAAACATCGATGAGTATGGCATAGATAACTATGGCTCTACAGCCACAATAGAAACAAATAATAATGTTGTTGTACCAGACAATACCATTATATTGGATGTAGATGAGATGACAAACCTTTGTCTACAATTTGATCCCACAACAAATGATTTTAACCACGGAGTTGAACATTTTAAGAACACCTGTGATTTTCTTGAACGTCTAAATATAATTGTATAAAGataatgatttttaaaaaaaaattaagaacttTATTTGTTAAACATGATACTGTTACAACATTAAAATAAATTCAATCTCTGGAAGCACTTTATTTGCACTTTTATTCATTTACTAAAAACCTGCTTTATCAAAGGCACGCAATATTTTTTCACCTTGATCCTCTAGAGGACACtggagtacatacagtacactggggtatagacaggtGGATAAATATATCCTGACACTTAAAATTTCTTTAAATAAGTTTAGCTCGCTCCTCTCCCTCTATACTCCTCCAAGACCATTTTAGATTAGTGGTTTGAGTGAGCTGGATGTTTCCTGTGCTCCAGCCCCTTTTTATACTTTAATTTTTAATTGCTTCTATCAAGGCTGCAACAGGCAGATTGCAAGCTGCTGCTGTCTGTCTGCACAGTAGGAGCTACAGGCAGGCCCCGCCATGGCTTCCTGAGGACAGCATCCAGGGCCCTGACCACAGGATCACCGGACCCTGGTGACCCACCACAGCTTACAAACCCCTTGGGGGGCACAGACGCGTTCATTTGCCCagttagtagacacagataccgagttagacacagataccgacacggatactgattcctgtgtcgactataatgatgccagattgaatcctaaactggctaagaatattcagtacatgattgtggcaataaaggagGACCCTGaagttcctgatacgagggtctgcatgtataagtgtaggaaacctgaggtaacgttccctccctctaatgaactgaatactctttttttAAAAGGCTTAGGAAAATCCTGACAGTTTTTGCTTTACAAGAGAATTCTGCTGACTTATCTATTTCCCTCAGGGGACAGGAaaatgtgggagtcaaccccccTCTGTGGACAAGTCTTTAtcccgtctgtccaaaaaggtagctcttCCGAGTCCGGACAcgacagccctgaaggatcctgcggatcgtcgaCAGGAAAGCACATTGAAATCGATATGTCTATACGGGGACGCTGCTCAGACCTACCGTGGCGTCGGCATTggtgagtagcactattgaaaagtgggcggataatttatccactgaaattgataccctggacagggatagcattctcgtaactttaagttacataagggacgctgcagcatatctgaaagacgctgcaagggatattggcattttggtatcacaggccaatgccatggcagtctcggctaggagggcattgtggattcatcaatgtaaTGTTGATGCGGACTCAAAGAAAGCTATGGagactctgccgtataaaggtggtgtcttgtttggtgacggccttgcatacctggtatctacggctactgcgggtaaatcatcatttctaccttatgtcccttcacagcagaagaaaacgcctcactatcagatgcagaccTTTAGGACCAATAAGTACAAAAGAGGTCGAGGGGGCTCCTTTCTTgctactagaggtaggggaaggggtaaaagatcacTTGCGgtgtcaggttcccaggagcaaaagccctccgCGGCTGCTGCAAAATcctccacatgacgctggggctcctctgcatgagtccactcaagtgggggcacgtcttaggcttttcagtcaggtctggattcgatcgggcctggatccttgggtattagacatGATAACCCAatgttacaaactggagtttcaaaacgTGCCCCCTCAACATTTTttaaaatcaaccttgccagcgtctctcccggaaagggaggtagtatgcgcagccatacaaaagctgtgtcaacatcaggtcattgtcacagtaccaccGTCACAACAAGGAAAAGGTTTTTTTTCGAGCCTGTTCATGGtatcgaagccggatggctcagtcagaccgattctgaacttaaggtctctcaatttctatctgaagagattcaaattcaatggAATCTTTTTGGGCAGTAATCCCCAGTCTGGAGGGTGGAGATTTTatagtgtcagtagacataaaggacgcgtacttacacgtccccatttgCCCTCCGCATCATGCGTACCTGAggattgcggttcaggattgtcattaccaatttcagatgttgccgtttgagctttccacggctccaaggatcttcacaaaggtgatggcggaaattatggtcctcttgcgcaagcaaggagtcacaattatcccgtacttggacgaactgctgataaaggcaagatcaaggtaGAAATTACTAGAACACGTCACACTCTCCCTGAAGATTcgacagcaacatggttggctcctgaatttgtcaaaatcacagttggttccgacaaagcggctgtcgttcctgggcatgattctggacacagagttacagagagtttttctcccggtggagaaaactctggaaatccagaacatggtaaaagggattctgaaaccggcaagggtgtcgattcatcagtgcactcaATTGCTAGGAAAGATGGTGTCGGCCTACGAAGCCATttcctttggcaggtttcatgccggggtttttcagtgggacctgctggacaagtggtctgggtctcacctgcacatgcaccgaaaaataggtctgtcttccaggaccagaatctctctcctgtggtggctgcacagtcctcatcttctagagggatgtaggttcgggatccaggattggatcctggtgaccacggatgcaagtctccgaggatggggagcagtcacacaaggggaaaatttcaagcgaaaatggtcaagtcacgaggcttgtctgcacattaacattctggaattgagggccatttacaacggtcttcggcaagcggagaatcttcttcaagatctgcacatcttgattcagtcggacaacagcaGAGGTGTACATAAACCgcaaaggcggaacaaaaagcagagagacaatggcagaggccacaaaagttcgcaGCTGTGCGGCGTtcctcattccaggagtggacaactgggaagcagaacttcctcagcagacacgatctccatccaggggagtggggtcttcatcaagaggtctttgcagacgtgacatgtcattggggaattcctcatgtagacatgatggcgtctcgcctcaacaagaaacttcggatgtattgttccaggtcgtgggaccctcaagcaatagtgttggacgccctggtgactccgtgggtgtttccgtcggtctacgtgttccctctgcttccactcatcccgaaggtgataaggatcgtaagaagaacaagagttccggcgaaactaattgtcccagactggccaaagagggcctggtatccggatcttcacgagttgctcataggagatccgtaacctcttcctctacgagaggacctgttgcagcaaggtctctgtgcatgttccaggacttaccgtggctgcgtttgacggcatggcggttgaacgccatattctagcccggaaggggattcccagtgaagttatcccCACTGTActacaggctagaaaagaagtaacagcgaagcattaccaccgtatttggtgaaaatatgtgtcttggtgtgaatccaaaaaggcccctacggaggaattgcaacttgggcgttttctccattttctacaagcttgtgtggatgcgggccttaaactaggctccattaaggtacaaatttcggccttatcaatattctttcagaaggaattggcctccctccctgaggttcagactttcatgaatgGGGTGCTGCATatctagcctccttttgtgcctccggtggcactgtgggatctcaacgtggtgttacagttcctgcaatctccttggtttgaacctttacggaaggttcagttaaaattccttacttggaaagtggtcatgttattggccttggcatccgcaaggcgggtgtctgagttagtggccttgtctcacaagagcccctatttgatcttccatgaagacagagcggagttgagaactcggcagcagtttctgccaaaggtggtttcagcttttcacatgacccaacctattgtggtgctagtggcaaCTGGCGCCCTCGTGGACTCAAAGTCtcgggatgtggtcagggcttttagaatctatgtagccagaacagctcagatttggaaaacagaggctccggTTGtcttatatgctcccaacaagattgggacgtctgcttccaagcagactattgcgcattggatctgtaatatgatttaacaggctcatactacggctggattgccgttaccgaaattggttaaggcccattctaccaggaaagtgggctcatcttgggcggctgcccgtggggtctcggcgttacagctttgccgagcggctacttggtcgggttcaaacacttttgcaaagttctacaagtttgataccctggctgatgaggaactgttgtttggtcaatcggtgctgcagagtcatccgcactctcccgccc
Proteins encoded in this window:
- the LOC134958379 gene encoding uncharacterized protein LOC134958379 — its product is MSYSFCIFLCLCVNFILIEAVEDIQEYFLSLKSSCTIAERAIFSVDINFLEHLHRKLESHLEVLIAMLIACHHFISGNSTLLPMLEDISQHTVLLIEDIQTRINHLFDCNQTPGYSAPLLSVGVGRPRFIVSREQIQYLWELGFSWIRIATCLNISVSTLYRRRQELNLPTSSDNRFSDICDDELDQHILSFLNSTPNAGESYIQGSLRSRALRVQRWKIRRRLQLLDPVGRAVRKRRAIQRRVYSVPGPNHLWHIDSNHKLISWRFVFHGCIDGFSRNIIYLKTATNNNASTTLQLFQKGVSRFGLPLRVRGDMGVENINIARYMINSRGPNRGSFITGQSVHNQRIERLWAELNRVVIYYFKDLFLWMEHRGILNTNNECHLFALHYVYLRRINHAVTEFVAQWNNHLMSTERYHSPMQLWTAGMLHNPMFDTEVNIDEYGIDNYGSTATIETNNNVVVPDNTIILDVDEMTNLCLQFDPTTNDFNHGVEHFKNTCDFLERLNIIV